The following DNA comes from Caulobacter mirabilis.
GATCTCTTCCGGGATCGCGTTGGCCGGGGCGTTCACTTCGATGTCGTGACGCACGACTTCCAGCGAACCGCCCGACTTCAGGCCCGGCGAGGCTTCGTGGTTCTTGAAGTGCACCGGCACGGCGATCTTCACCACGCCCGACTCGTCGACGCGGTACAGGTCGAAGTGCATCGGCTCGTCGGTGACCGGATGGAACTGGATGTCCTTGGCGATGACCGGCTGGGTCTCTTCGCCGTACTTCAGGGTCACCAGGTGGCCGAGCAGCTTGCCGGTGTAGAGCGACTTGCGGAACTCGTTGCTCTTCACGGCGATGGCCACCGGCTCCTTGGCGCCGCCGTACAGCACGCCCGGCACCTTGCCGGCGCGACGGGCTTCACGGGCGCCGCCGGTGCCGGTGCGGTCGCGGACTTCGACGTTGAGGACGATCTCGGCCATGGTCTAGGTTCTCAAAACGAAGTCGCCGCGGCAGAAGGCTCCGCGCGGCGACGGTCGGTGAATTCAGGGTTGCGCTCGATACACGCTTTGGAGCCGGGACGCAACGTGAGTCGAGTCAAAGGCTTGCGCGTGGAGATCGGCCGGCCCCGGAGGACCGGCCGAAAAGGGGGTCAGCGGCGGGTGGCCGGCTTCTTCTTGGTCGCTGAAGCGGTCGTCGAGACCGGGGTGACCACCGGCCGGGGCGGTTCGGGCGGGGCGACGGCGCCCGAGCCCTTGATCATGCACTGACCGGTGTCGATCATGATGTGCTGGCCCAAGCAGAAGACGTCCTCGTAGTGCGGCTTCGACACGGCCAGGCACTGGTAGAGGTTCAGCTTGGCCATCTTAAGGCAGTAGCCGCTGCTCTGTTCGGCGCTGAGGGCGTCGATGCTGGTCAGGTTGGCGTCGCCGGCCTCGCCCAGGGCCGCCAGGGCGGCCACGGCCAGGCCGCGGATGACCAGCGGCGACCACGGCGGCGGAGCCTCGCTGGCGATGACGCTCATCGGCGCGGCGCCGGTGCTGGCCTGCTGCAGCAGCAGGATGTCGTTGGCGTCGCCCAGCATCGGCGCGGCGCTGAGGCTGCGGGCCTCGAGCAGGCGGCCGTTACGGTTCAGCACTTCCTTCTTCGACCAGGCCTGACGCTGGACGTCGTAGGCGGCCTGTTTCACCAGGCGGCCGTTGACCAGCAGCTTGGACGCCTCGGCGCCGAGGCCGGAGACGATCAGGCCGGCGGCGGTCTGGGCGCCCGGCAGGTTCACGACGGTGTTCGGGGTGGCGATGATCTGGTCGCGCAGCGCGATGCGCTGGGCCGGATCGGCGGCGTAGGTGCGGACGCCCTGGACGAAGGTCGGGTCCTGCAGCGCCAGGATGGCGGCGTAGGCGACCGCGCCGCGCTGGTACTGGACGGGCTCGTAGGCGGCGGCCAGCTTCAGCGAGGTGGCGATCTGGTCGCCGTCCTTGAAGTCGGCCGAGATGGCGCCGGCGCGGGTCATGTAGGCCCGCCAGGCGCTGGCCTCCTCGATCACCTTCGGCGCGAGGGTGATCGGCGGCGGCGGCGGTGGCGGCGGCGGCGGGGGAGGCGGCGCTTCGGTCGTCTTACAGGCGGCCAGCCCGAGCAGCGCGGCGGCGGCCGCGACAGTGGCTAGACGTCGAACGTTCCAATGCGATTTCATGAGCACACTCCCCCACCAGCGCCCGGTGAAGTCAATAGAACCTGCCTGAGCGGCGAGAATGTGACGCCGCGTAATGACCATCCATTGCGCGGCTTATGGTTTCCAGAACCTTATCAATCAAAAAGCTTTGAAACGGACTCTTCGTTGGCGATGCGCCGGATCGCCTCGCCAATCAGCGGGGCGCAGCTGACCCGGCGGATCTTCTTGCAGGTCTTCACGACGTCCGAGGACTCGATCGAGTCGGTGACGACCAGTTCCTTGAGCACGGAGTTGGCGACCCGGTCGGCGGCGGCGCCCGACAGCACGCCGTGGGTGACGTAGGCGCTGACCTCGGTCGCGCCGTGGTCGACCAGGGCCTTGGCGGCGTTGCACAGGGTGCCGGCCGAATCGACGATGTCGTCGAACAGGATGCAGCGGCGGCCCGAAACGTCGCCGATGATGTTCATCACCTCGCTCTCGCCCGGGGCGGAGCGGCGCTTGTCGACGATGGCCAGGTCGGCGTCGTCGATGCGCTTGGCCAGGGCCCGGGCGCGGACCACGCCGCCGACGTCGGGCGACACGATCATCAGGTCGTCGGACTTGCCGTACTTCGAGTTGATGTCGGCGGCCAGCAGCGGCACCGGCAGCAGGTTGTCGGTCGGAATGTCGAAGAAGCCCTGAATCTGACCGGCGTGGAGGTCCATGGTCAGGACCCGGTCGGCGCCGGCGCGGGTGATCAGATTGGCGACCAGCTTGGCCGAGATCGGCGTGCGGCCGCCGGTCTTCCGGTCCTGGCGGGCGTAGCCGAAGTAGGGGACGACCGCCGTGATCCGCCGGCCCGACGCGCGCTTCAGCGCGTCGATGCAGATCAGCAGCTCCATCAGGTTGTCGTTGGCCGGGTAGCTGGTCGACTGGATGACGAAG
Coding sequences within:
- a CDS encoding ribose-phosphate pyrophosphokinase, with protein sequence MKLLAGNSNRTLATAIAEYLDVPLTKAQVRRFADNEVFVTIDENVRGEDVFVIQSTSYPANDNLMELLICIDALKRASGRRITAVVPYFGYARQDRKTGGRTPISAKLVANLITRAGADRVLTMDLHAGQIQGFFDIPTDNLLPVPLLAADINSKYGKSDDLMIVSPDVGGVVRARALAKRIDDADLAIVDKRRSAPGESEVMNIIGDVSGRRCILFDDIVDSAGTLCNAAKALVDHGATEVSAYVTHGVLSGAAADRVANSVLKELVVTDSIESSDVVKTCKKIRRVSCAPLIGEAIRRIANEESVSKLFD
- a CDS encoding 50S ribosomal protein L25/general stress protein Ctc, with the protein product MAEIVLNVEVRDRTGTGGAREARRAGKVPGVLYGGAKEPVAIAVKSNEFRKSLYTGKLLGHLVTLKYGEETQPVIAKDIQFHPVTDEPMHFDLYRVDESGVVKIAVPVHFKNHEASPGLKSGGSLEVVRHDIEVNAPANAIPEEIVVDLAGKEMGDTIRIGDITLPKGVTPAIADRDFVIATLKVSSAALSEAAEDAAAEGEEG